DNA from Acidobacteriota bacterium:
CGGCGCCGGGGACACCTCTCGCCAGTACGGCCTGCAGGGCCGTTTCATCGACCCGTTCCTGCTGCCGTTCTTCCTCGCCGGCCTCGTCTACGCCCTCTTCCTGATCCGCACGCCCGGGGGCCAGCTCCTCTGGATCTGGTTTCTCGGCACGATGGTCGTCGGGGGGTTGCTGACGGTGGATGCCCCCTTCTCTCCCCGGCTCGTCGGCATCACATCCGTCGTCCTGCTCTTTCCGGCCCTGGCGATCGACCGCGTACTGAGAATCGAGTGGATCACGGCGCGACGCTCACGCTCGGCGATCGCGGCCCTCCTGTTCACCGTGCTGATCTCGCTCTCCTGGTGGTGGAACCTGCACACGACCTTTGTCCGCCATGGGCGCCCTTACTGGATCGAGAACCGAGATCTCATCGTCAGGCTTGCGGCCGACCTCGGCAGCGTGAGAACCATCGCGAATTTCGGTGATCCCGAGGATTTCGGTCATCAGGCCTACCGGGCAATGGTGCCGGGAGTTCGCGGCGAGAACCTGGCCGGTCCCGGGGGAAGGCCGGAGGAGAAGGTCGAGATCGTCCGGTCGTTCGGACCGAGAACCTTGGCCATCTATCCGCTCGGCGAAGAAGTCTTCTATGGCCTGTGCGATGAGTTTCCGGGGGCCACCGGCGGGACGATCCTCACCGACGGCGGCCTGGACGGCTTCGAGTGGTGTTACGTGGAGTGAATCGGTTCTCGACGGCCAGAAAATCTGCGCTTTCAGACACGCTGCAAATCTGAGGACTGTTCGCGACGCCCAGGGACGCTTCGGCTCGAGCTAGCGGTTCCGTTCGTCGACTAATTGTCTTTGGGTACCGCGCCGATCCACTGATCGAAGTTGGGATCCTGCTTCGGCCACCACTTGGCATCCTGCAGATAGGTGTGGCGAAACTCGTTGTACGCTACGATCTGTGGCGGCATCCCACCACCGAGATGAAAGCAATATTTGGCGTCGCTATTATTCCCGTGCGTCGCATGTTTACACACGATCAGGAAGCGCATCGGAATGCAGTCGCGTCCGGGCAGCGAGCTACCCGGGTTCTCTTCGTCGCAACCGTCCAGGTCGTTGCCGTGGCCGTTGTTGAAGTCGTCATTGTTGGGGATATACCAGTAGTCCTTGTAATTTTCGCCCCAACCGAGATACTCACGCACATCCTCCTGCGTCGGGGCATCCCCGGTCGGCTTGAGCAGATCGATCTCGGAGGCGAAGGCCTCCATGTTGGCGAGGCAGACCGTCGTGGTGGCGGCATCTTGGGCGCCGTTGATCTTGCCGATCACGACAACCGAAAGGGTCCCGACTACCACCATCCCCACGAGGAGTTCAACCAATGTGAAGCCGTTTCTGGACATGACCCAACCTCCACGATTCAAACGTAGGTCTCTGGCCGTGTCAGCGTCTTGATGTGCATCACATTTGAACGCTTTGCCACCGCATAATCGGCTCGGGGCGGTGATTCGGATCACCTCGTCGCGATCGTTGTCCTGCCCACCGGGCACGTACCTCGCCGACAACACCGGAACCGGCGAACAAGCTCTGACCTCATTTCTTGTTGACAACATCATGCTGCCACCAGAGAATGCTCTTACAGTTCA
Protein-coding regions in this window:
- a CDS encoding prepilin-type N-terminal cleavage/methylation domain-containing protein — encoded protein: MSRNGFTLVELLVGMVVVGTLSVVVIGKINGAQDAATTTVCLANMEAFASEIDLLKPTGDAPTQEDVREYLGWGENYKDYWYIPNNDDFNNGHGNDLDGCDEENPGSSLPGRDCIPMRFLIVCKHATHGNNSDAKYCFHLGGGMPPQIVAYNEFRHTYLQDAKWWPKQDPNFDQWIGAVPKDN